One segment of Natronosalvus halobius DNA contains the following:
- the hisF gene encoding imidazole glycerol phosphate synthase subunit HisF: MLTKRIIPCIDVDVDDDGNPAVYTGVHFEDLEYTGDPVEMARAYNEAGADEFVFLDITASAEGRETMLSVVERVADEVFIPLTVGGGIRTVDDIKETLRAGADKVSITTGALERPELINEGARAFGSQCIVISVDARRRFDEGGEHYVDLDGESCWFECTKKGGREGTGIDVVEWAQEAESRGAGELFVNSIDADGTKDGYDVPLMRAVSDAVNTPVIASSGCGGPEDMYEVFTEADADAGLAASIFHFGEYSIEEVKRYLDERDVPVRL, encoded by the coding sequence ATGCTCACCAAGCGTATTATCCCGTGTATCGACGTCGACGTCGACGACGACGGGAACCCGGCGGTATACACCGGCGTTCACTTCGAGGACCTCGAGTACACCGGCGACCCCGTCGAGATGGCTCGCGCGTACAACGAGGCCGGGGCCGACGAGTTCGTCTTCCTCGACATTACCGCTTCCGCCGAGGGCCGCGAGACCATGCTCTCGGTCGTCGAGCGAGTCGCCGACGAGGTGTTCATCCCGCTGACCGTCGGCGGCGGCATCCGAACCGTCGACGACATCAAGGAGACCCTGCGCGCGGGAGCGGACAAGGTCTCGATCACCACGGGTGCCCTGGAGCGCCCGGAGCTCATCAACGAGGGTGCCCGCGCGTTCGGCAGCCAGTGCATCGTCATCAGCGTCGACGCACGGCGACGGTTCGACGAGGGCGGCGAACACTACGTCGACCTCGACGGCGAGTCCTGCTGGTTCGAGTGCACGAAGAAGGGCGGCCGCGAAGGGACCGGCATCGACGTCGTCGAGTGGGCCCAGGAGGCCGAGTCCCGAGGTGCCGGCGAACTGTTCGTCAACTCCATCGACGCCGACGGGACGAAAGACGGCTACGACGTCCCGCTCATGCGCGCGGTCTCGGACGCGGTCAACACGCCGGTCATCGCCTCCTCGGGCTGTGGCGGCCCGGAGGACATGTACGAGGTATTCACCGAGGCGGACGCCGACGCCGGCCTGGCGGCCTCCATCTTCCACTTTGGGGAGTACTCGATCGAAGAGGTCAAGCGCTACCTCGACGAGCGTGACGTGCCAGTCAGGCTGTGA
- a CDS encoding heavy metal translocating P-type ATPase yields MAEDDRSPATTICSLCGREVEDSSTPEKKATLEDDATFCSPGCRRVWETLEPDPSADLAVESGPADPSSGAHGEHFEAVAVETGDPDGEPEGLLEDVGSNVENGGNSDDADGVETAGEKETASDVEATAGAEVEAETETETESGPKTESGAKTESETESEATAGAETESEPTAGAESDEQDDRPPIRTHLRVDGMHTATCEAYLESVATDLDGVLEAEASYVTESVRVDHDPATVAPADLQDALSITGYTAYLRDDAGSQTQADQTGKSRRSREMSGVRKRRTDDMRQVRYVLGVVFGSFLLLPYIVMLYPSYMADMAPIGPLSSFQTIFTDGGIMFMRVYFVLTGIVLYVTGMPLLRGAYVSLKLRRPNTDLLAAMTIVGAYLYSSVAVFVTSPNVYFDLVLVVASAVMGAILYESIVKQRAMDRLTELTISQVDSARRYEADGSVTDVDVADLEAGDTVLVKQGERIPIDGVLAEGTCTVDEAIVTGESVPIAKDAGDEVVGGSIVTADAAVIEVDDRGSSSLERLTETVWDLQTAVHGTQRRVDDLAGRLVRPLVGTAIAAGIVALVFGRGPGEATLWSLTVVLVGTPWLLGVATPLSIATTIEAAMERGVVVFDETVFERLRAIDTIVFDKTGTLTRGEMTVLETEAPDDLLKAAGVLEQRASHPAADAIARAYAVGGSDSSGSDRDDTATRPDGGATGEHATPNRVSDFESHGNAVEGTVGDGRVLVGHPDAFADRGWTLGEDVEARASEARGFGRLPVVVGRDGVAEGVIVVGDEPRPAWEETLSALETRGMDVVVLTGDDPEATDAFEAHPAVSHAFAGVPPEGKVATVRHLRERGRVAMVGDGTNDAPALAEADLGISLGSGTDLASDASDLAIVEDDLASIETAFELAAAASKRVEQNERLAFSYNVLTIPAAAAGLLNPLVAILASVVGLGLLGGNCLRSLLE; encoded by the coding sequence GTGGCTGAGGACGACCGGTCGCCAGCGACAACCATCTGCTCGCTGTGTGGCCGAGAGGTCGAGGACTCGTCGACGCCCGAAAAGAAGGCGACGCTCGAGGACGACGCGACGTTCTGCTCGCCAGGGTGTCGGCGCGTCTGGGAGACACTCGAGCCGGATCCGTCGGCGGATCTCGCGGTGGAATCGGGTCCCGCAGATCCCTCGAGTGGCGCGCACGGTGAACACTTCGAGGCGGTAGCTGTCGAGACGGGAGACCCTGACGGTGAGCCAGAGGGCCTCCTGGAAGACGTAGGCTCCAACGTCGAGAACGGCGGTAACTCGGACGATGCCGACGGTGTCGAAACTGCAGGCGAGAAGGAGACTGCCTCGGACGTCGAAGCCACAGCCGGAGCCGAAGTCGAAGCTGAAACCGAAACCGAAACCGAATCCGGGCCCAAAACTGAATCCGGGGCCAAAACCGAATCCGAAACTGAATCCGAAGCCACGGCCGGAGCCGAAACTGAATCCGAACCCACGGCCGGAGCCGAAAGCGACGAACAGGACGACCGCCCACCGATACGCACCCATCTCCGGGTCGACGGCATGCACACCGCCACCTGCGAGGCCTACCTCGAGTCCGTCGCGACCGACCTGGACGGCGTCCTCGAGGCCGAGGCGAGTTACGTCACCGAGTCGGTTCGCGTCGATCACGACCCCGCGACCGTCGCGCCGGCGGACCTCCAGGACGCCCTGAGCATCACGGGGTACACGGCGTACCTCCGGGACGACGCTGGATCACAGACTCAGGCGGACCAGACCGGGAAGAGCCGCCGCTCGCGCGAGATGAGCGGTGTTCGCAAGCGACGGACCGACGACATGCGCCAGGTCCGGTACGTCCTGGGGGTCGTCTTCGGGTCGTTCCTGCTCTTGCCCTATATCGTGATGCTCTACCCCTCCTACATGGCGGACATGGCGCCGATCGGCCCGCTCTCGTCGTTCCAGACGATCTTCACCGACGGCGGTATCATGTTCATGCGGGTCTACTTCGTCCTGACGGGAATTGTCCTCTACGTCACCGGGATGCCACTGCTCCGGGGCGCCTACGTCAGCCTCAAGCTTCGACGCCCGAACACGGATCTGCTCGCGGCGATGACCATCGTCGGCGCCTACCTCTACAGCTCCGTCGCGGTCTTCGTGACCAGTCCGAACGTCTACTTCGACCTCGTGCTCGTCGTCGCCTCCGCCGTCATGGGCGCGATCCTCTACGAGTCGATAGTCAAACAGCGCGCGATGGACCGCCTGACCGAACTCACGATCTCCCAGGTCGACAGCGCCCGCCGGTACGAGGCGGACGGATCGGTCACCGACGTCGACGTGGCCGACCTCGAGGCCGGAGACACCGTCCTCGTCAAGCAGGGCGAGCGCATCCCGATCGACGGCGTCCTCGCGGAGGGGACCTGCACGGTCGACGAAGCGATCGTGACCGGCGAATCCGTTCCCATCGCCAAAGACGCGGGCGACGAGGTCGTCGGCGGCTCGATCGTGACCGCCGACGCCGCCGTAATCGAGGTCGACGATCGTGGATCGAGCAGCCTCGAGCGCCTCACCGAAACGGTCTGGGACCTCCAGACCGCCGTCCACGGAACCCAGCGGCGGGTCGACGACCTGGCCGGCCGACTCGTTCGACCGCTCGTCGGCACCGCAATCGCCGCCGGCATCGTCGCGCTCGTCTTCGGACGCGGTCCAGGCGAGGCGACCCTGTGGTCGCTGACGGTCGTCCTGGTCGGCACCCCCTGGCTACTCGGTGTGGCGACGCCCCTGTCGATCGCGACGACCATCGAGGCGGCGATGGAACGCGGCGTCGTCGTCTTCGACGAGACCGTCTTCGAGCGACTCCGGGCGATCGACACGATCGTCTTCGACAAGACCGGCACACTCACCCGCGGCGAGATGACCGTCCTGGAGACCGAGGCACCCGACGACTTGCTGAAAGCGGCGGGAGTGCTCGAACAGCGGGCGTCCCATCCCGCTGCGGACGCCATCGCTCGAGCCTACGCCGTGGGTGGGTCCGACTCGAGCGGTAGCGATCGCGACGACACCGCCACTCGCCCCGATGGCGGTGCGACGGGCGAACACGCTACCCCGAACCGGGTATCAGACTTCGAGAGCCACGGAAACGCCGTCGAGGGAACCGTCGGCGACGGTCGTGTGCTCGTCGGCCATCCCGACGCGTTCGCCGACCGGGGGTGGACACTGGGTGAGGACGTCGAAGCCCGCGCGAGCGAGGCGCGCGGCTTCGGGCGCCTCCCCGTCGTCGTCGGTCGAGACGGCGTCGCCGAGGGCGTGATCGTCGTCGGCGACGAGCCCCGCCCCGCCTGGGAGGAGACGCTCTCGGCGCTCGAGACACGCGGCATGGACGTGGTCGTGTTGACCGGCGACGACCCGGAGGCCACGGACGCCTTCGAGGCCCACCCGGCGGTCTCCCACGCGTTCGCGGGCGTCCCGCCCGAGGGGAAGGTTGCGACGGTTCGCCACCTCCGGGAGCGTGGGCGGGTCGCGATGGTCGGCGACGGGACGAACGACGCGCCCGCGCTGGCCGAGGCGGACCTCGGGATTTCGCTGGGGAGCGGCACCGACCTGGCTTCGGACGCCTCCGACCTGGCGATCGTCGAAGACGACCTCGCGTCCATCGAGACGGCGTTCGAACTGGCCGCGGCTGCCAGCAAACGGGTCGAGCAAAACGAGCGCCTCGCCTTCTCGTACAACGTGCTCACGATCCCCGCCGCCGCTGCAGGACTGTTGAATCCGCTCGTGGCGATCCTGGCGAGCGTCGTCGGGCTCGGCCTGCTGGGCGGGAATTGCCTCCGTTCGCTCCTCGAGTAG
- a CDS encoding DUF7550 family protein: MTDETEPTHDEDSGATVGHDLEDERTTAPMSPFSPRDAAFGFVVMVIGVAITLAIPMGLF; encoded by the coding sequence ATGACAGACGAGACGGAACCCACCCACGACGAGGATTCGGGAGCCACCGTCGGCCACGACCTCGAGGACGAGCGAACGACCGCACCGATGAGCCCCTTTTCGCCGCGTGATGCGGCGTTCGGGTTCGTCGTGATGGTCATCGGCGTCGCGATCACCCTCGCGATCCCGATGGGTCTGTTCTAA
- a CDS encoding ribbon-helix-helix domain-containing protein: MPKVEITIPEHLEMQIAQMVERGEFVNREEAIEDLLSTGIKAYKTSGPMDEDETGLENDGMMGHDDEYVF; the protein is encoded by the coding sequence ATGCCGAAAGTAGAGATCACGATACCGGAACATCTCGAGATGCAGATCGCGCAGATGGTGGAACGCGGCGAGTTCGTCAACCGCGAAGAAGCGATCGAGGACCTGCTCTCGACGGGGATTAAGGCGTACAAGACGAGCGGCCCGATGGACGAGGACGAAACGGGCCTCGAGAACGACGGAATGATGGGCCACGACGACGAATACGTTTTCTGA
- a CDS encoding group I truncated hemoglobin, which produces MAPHVYTKIGGRKAVESVVSDFYDKVLADDQLAGYFDGYDLEELYAHQVQFISSVAGGPVTYTGADMREAHADLDLDPADFDAVAAYLETALFDNGVDEDHVEAILAAVAELEEPILGQ; this is translated from the coding sequence ATGGCACCACACGTGTACACTAAAATCGGAGGACGGAAAGCTGTCGAATCGGTCGTCTCGGACTTCTACGACAAGGTTCTCGCAGACGACCAGCTCGCGGGCTACTTCGACGGCTACGACCTGGAGGAACTGTACGCCCACCAGGTCCAGTTCATCAGTTCGGTGGCCGGCGGACCCGTCACGTACACGGGCGCGGACATGCGCGAGGCGCACGCGGATCTGGATCTCGACCCTGCCGATTTCGACGCCGTCGCAGCCTATCTCGAGACAGCCCTCTTCGATAACGGCGTCGACGAGGACCACGTCGAGGCGATTCTCGCGGCGGTCGCCGAACTCGAGGAACCGATCCTCGGTCAGTGA
- a CDS encoding rhomboid family intramembrane serine protease has product MNWLTTGLTALVVLTVLCSLFVVSRLDPRERRWRDVLEDRFVLGVPWGTLVVVGFVIAVYLFVQDGITDFDNPVVTPFRAWSFFYPLGILTAPFAHAYPGHLTGNLIGTIVVAPIAEYAWGHYANGSRNRTVESNSNTSSGLASSLLTNPWLRALVVFPAGVLAVGVITGLFALGPVIGFSGVVFAFAGFAIVRYPIVTLIGAIGVHGTLSTIYGALQRPIGWYVVQPRPPAAPWWASTAIQGHALGFFVGLVVALVIFDRRDDGYRPDPLAIWLAVLIYGFSKSLWAIYWFDGANRYVLFRGPGVVVVIALALVITVAVTGSQRSILPARLERRLSRPTAPILEDGGLLSRLFANDAATSDRLRELVAQPKSRVPSLASTSRQYAAVVVVFVVLAAICGPAIPVNLFVLDGDDAGSTEGTLTVEDYSITYAEKAQNPIASVVDLEAFDAGGVEGSGVIVSSPNRHIWSESVSVQRLAFSGSETVHVGGPGWRESITATRAGWTPVGNDTVYQVWLEHDDRRVLAHASEPSTANARIDGKNVTIAPADGAFVLEVSANASADPTRAEVPAADESVAVDGLEFTRVRNDLFVTTGETTVQIASKETYN; this is encoded by the coding sequence ATGAACTGGTTGACGACCGGACTCACCGCACTCGTCGTCCTGACGGTGCTCTGCTCGCTGTTCGTCGTCAGCCGACTCGACCCGAGAGAGCGCCGCTGGCGGGACGTCCTCGAGGACCGGTTCGTCCTCGGCGTGCCGTGGGGAACGCTGGTCGTCGTCGGCTTCGTGATCGCCGTCTACCTCTTCGTCCAGGACGGGATCACCGACTTCGACAACCCCGTCGTGACGCCGTTTCGCGCCTGGTCGTTTTTCTACCCGCTGGGCATCCTCACCGCCCCGTTCGCCCACGCCTACCCGGGCCACCTCACGGGGAACCTCATCGGCACCATCGTCGTGGCGCCTATCGCCGAGTACGCGTGGGGGCACTACGCGAACGGGAGCCGGAACAGAACCGTCGAGTCGAACTCGAACACGTCGAGCGGTCTCGCCTCGAGTCTCCTGACGAACCCGTGGCTTCGCGCGCTCGTCGTCTTCCCCGCGGGCGTCCTCGCCGTCGGCGTGATCACCGGCCTCTTCGCGCTGGGCCCGGTCATCGGCTTCTCGGGCGTCGTCTTCGCCTTCGCGGGCTTCGCGATCGTTCGGTACCCCATCGTCACGCTCATCGGCGCCATCGGCGTCCACGGCACCCTGTCGACGATTTACGGCGCCCTCCAGCGGCCGATCGGGTGGTACGTCGTCCAACCCCGGCCGCCGGCGGCCCCGTGGTGGGCGTCGACGGCCATCCAGGGCCACGCCCTCGGATTCTTCGTCGGCCTCGTCGTCGCACTCGTGATTTTCGACCGCCGGGACGACGGCTACCGGCCGGACCCGCTCGCGATCTGGCTCGCCGTCCTCATCTACGGCTTCTCGAAGTCGCTCTGGGCGATTTACTGGTTCGACGGCGCGAACCGGTACGTCCTGTTCCGGGGCCCCGGCGTCGTAGTCGTCATCGCGCTCGCGCTCGTGATCACCGTTGCGGTGACCGGCTCTCAGCGCTCGATTCTCCCCGCTCGCCTCGAGCGCCGACTCTCGCGGCCAACCGCGCCGATACTCGAGGATGGCGGCCTTCTCTCCCGATTGTTCGCGAACGACGCGGCGACCAGCGATCGACTCCGCGAACTCGTCGCGCAACCGAAATCCCGAGTCCCGTCGCTCGCGAGTACTTCACGCCAGTACGCGGCAGTCGTGGTCGTCTTCGTCGTCCTCGCGGCGATTTGTGGGCCAGCGATTCCGGTCAACCTGTTCGTCCTGGATGGAGACGACGCGGGCTCGACGGAGGGCACGCTCACCGTCGAAGATTATTCGATCACGTACGCCGAGAAGGCGCAGAACCCGATCGCCTCCGTCGTCGACCTCGAGGCCTTCGACGCGGGCGGGGTCGAGGGCAGCGGCGTGATCGTCTCGAGCCCCAACCGTCACATCTGGTCGGAGTCGGTCTCTGTCCAGCGGCTGGCCTTTAGCGGCTCGGAAACCGTCCACGTCGGCGGTCCCGGCTGGCGGGAGTCGATTACGGCCACTCGCGCAGGGTGGACCCCCGTGGGGAACGACACCGTCTACCAGGTCTGGCTCGAGCACGACGACCGGCGGGTGCTCGCTCACGCCTCGGAGCCATCGACCGCCAACGCCCGAATCGACGGCAAGAACGTCACGATTGCACCCGCCGACGGCGCGTTCGTCCTCGAGGTCAGCGCGAACGCATCCGCCGACCCGACCAGGGCAGAGGTTCCGGCCGCCGACGAGTCGGTCGCGGTCGACGGCCTGGAGTTCACTCGTGTCAGAAACGATCTGTTCGTGACCACCGGCGAGACGACGGTCCAGATCGCGAGCAAGGAGACATACAACTGA
- a CDS encoding isochorismate synthase: MDRPSGQGRVDASGRATASATGAGRRLVSRSRTIGDVSFGNALEHAQGTRLQWATADGLELVGWGETARLSASGSDRFDEIRAQATTAFDGVDHDGPAVARPRAFGGFAFHDGHEPRDPWMGFAAATFVVPSVVLARTDEGTWLTAVDTSDDDATTALESWYDRLSDGPAMRSSGTGPGIDDTRRTTTREQWTAGVETALERIADGVLEKVVLAQALDVDLEGPLDVPACLERLRRRYPNCYRFLFQDGESGTFFGAPPERLVGKSGTDVRTEALAGSAPRGDTREADEELANRLLDSEKIRREHGIVVDTIRNQLEALAADIRVDERRVKRLATIQHCWTPIEATLEGGHHVLDVVEALHPTPAVGGIPPGAAWETIRDVETFDRGWYAAPIGWFDAVGDGEFAVGIRSGVAREDAVTLFAGNGIVADSDPDDEWDEVVLKYRPILDELRE, from the coding sequence ATGGATCGACCGTCGGGTCAGGGACGAGTCGACGCGAGCGGGCGGGCGACGGCCTCCGCGACGGGAGCGGGCCGCCGACTGGTGAGTCGGAGCCGTACCATCGGCGACGTCTCGTTCGGGAACGCCCTCGAGCACGCCCAGGGAACGCGATTGCAGTGGGCGACGGCCGACGGCCTCGAACTGGTCGGCTGGGGCGAGACCGCCCGGTTGAGCGCGAGCGGATCGGATCGGTTCGACGAGATTCGGGCGCAGGCGACGACGGCGTTCGACGGGGTCGACCACGACGGTCCGGCTGTTGCCCGTCCTCGGGCGTTCGGCGGATTCGCCTTCCACGACGGCCACGAGCCGCGCGACCCCTGGATGGGGTTCGCCGCGGCGACGTTCGTCGTTCCGTCGGTGGTTCTCGCGCGAACCGACGAGGGAACGTGGCTCACCGCGGTCGACACGAGCGACGACGACGCGACGACGGCACTCGAGTCCTGGTACGACCGGCTTTCGGACGGGCCTGCGATGCGCTCGAGCGGGACGGGCCCCGGAATCGACGACACCCGGCGAACGACGACGCGCGAGCAGTGGACCGCGGGCGTCGAAACGGCCCTCGAGCGCATCGCGGACGGCGTCCTCGAGAAGGTCGTCCTCGCCCAGGCCCTCGATGTCGACCTCGAAGGCCCCCTCGACGTGCCGGCCTGTCTCGAACGCCTGCGCCGACGATACCCGAACTGCTATCGTTTTCTCTTCCAGGACGGCGAGAGTGGCACGTTCTTCGGAGCCCCGCCCGAGCGCCTGGTGGGAAAGTCCGGCACTGACGTCCGGACGGAGGCGCTCGCAGGGTCGGCCCCTCGAGGCGATACCAGGGAGGCCGACGAGGAACTGGCCAACCGACTCCTCGACAGCGAGAAGATCCGGCGCGAACACGGAATCGTCGTCGACACGATTCGCAACCAGCTCGAGGCGCTCGCGGCTGACATTCGGGTCGACGAGCGACGAGTCAAACGGCTGGCCACGATTCAACACTGCTGGACGCCCATCGAGGCGACGCTCGAGGGGGGCCACCACGTACTCGACGTCGTCGAGGCCCTGCACCCGACGCCAGCGGTGGGCGGCATCCCCCCCGGAGCCGCCTGGGAGACGATCCGCGACGTCGAGACGTTCGACCGGGGGTGGTACGCGGCACCGATCGGCTGGTTCGACGCCGTCGGCGACGGCGAGTTCGCCGTCGGCATCCGCTCGGGGGTCGCCCGCGAGGACGCGGTGACGCTGTTCGCCGGAAACGGCATCGTCGCCGACAGCGACCCCGACGACGAGTGGGACGAGGTCGTGCTCAAGTACCGACCGATCCTGGACGAACTCCGCGAGTGA
- a CDS encoding sulfite oxidase-like oxidoreductase: protein MKDVTNLYQEFGDERLPPGQRETSKFPVLSKGETPPWDPNTWEFTVTGAVENPLSFTWEEFRDLPAETQRQDFHCVTGWSKFDCEFTGVPFTDLAERAGVTDDASHVMFAALDDYTTDLPLQNCLREEVLFAWAFDGEPLAREHGGPLRVVTPHRYAYKGAKWVTGVEFLTEPELGYWERRGYSETADPWKEERYS, encoded by the coding sequence ATGAAGGACGTCACGAATCTCTATCAGGAGTTCGGCGACGAACGGTTGCCGCCCGGACAGCGCGAGACGTCGAAGTTTCCGGTCCTCTCGAAGGGCGAGACGCCGCCGTGGGACCCCAACACCTGGGAGTTTACCGTCACCGGCGCCGTCGAGAACCCCCTCTCGTTCACGTGGGAGGAGTTTCGCGATCTGCCGGCCGAAACCCAGCGCCAGGACTTTCACTGCGTCACCGGGTGGAGCAAGTTCGACTGCGAGTTCACCGGGGTGCCCTTCACCGACCTGGCCGAGCGCGCCGGGGTGACGGACGACGCGAGCCACGTCATGTTCGCGGCCCTCGACGACTACACGACGGACCTCCCGCTCCAGAACTGTCTCCGCGAGGAGGTCCTCTTCGCGTGGGCCTTCGACGGGGAACCGCTCGCGCGCGAACACGGTGGGCCGCTTCGAGTCGTGACGCCACACCGCTACGCCTACAAGGGGGCGAAGTGGGTCACCGGCGTGGAGTTTCTGACCGAACCGGAACTGGGGTACTGGGAACGACGGGGGTACTCCGAGACGGCCGATCCGTGGAAGGAAGAGCGGTACAGCTAG
- a CDS encoding ABC transporter ATP-binding protein translates to MAVIELEGLTKNYGDVRAADDLTLTVDRGEIFGYLGPNGAGKTTTIRMLLGFISPTAGSARVLGADVRDRKALLEARRQVGYLSDDPGFDEEATGTEILDLHAAVKGGERQDELLELFDPPLDRQVREYSRGNVQKLGIVTTFMHDPDLVILDEPTSGLDPLMKQRFSEFLRGERDRGVTTFFSSHILSEVRRLCDRVGIIRNGQLVTVDPIETLLTRSGKVVRIHASESIPVEILDLEGVHGLETSASDADAAVASEQTTHFTECAFTFTGDINALLERLSPYDLLDLSIEEAPLEDVFMRFYGGEDDV, encoded by the coding sequence ATGGCCGTCATCGAACTCGAGGGGCTCACGAAGAACTACGGCGACGTGCGAGCGGCCGACGACCTCACGCTCACCGTCGACCGCGGCGAAATCTTCGGCTACCTCGGCCCCAATGGGGCGGGCAAGACCACGACAATCCGCATGCTTCTCGGCTTCATCTCGCCGACGGCGGGATCGGCCCGGGTCCTGGGCGCGGACGTCCGCGACCGGAAGGCGTTGCTCGAGGCCAGGCGCCAGGTCGGCTACCTCTCGGACGACCCCGGGTTCGACGAGGAGGCCACCGGAACCGAAATCCTCGACCTACACGCCGCAGTGAAAGGAGGCGAGCGCCAGGACGAACTGCTCGAATTGTTCGACCCGCCGCTCGATCGCCAGGTGCGCGAGTACTCCCGTGGGAACGTCCAGAAGCTTGGGATCGTTACGACGTTCATGCACGACCCCGACCTCGTGATCCTGGACGAGCCGACCAGCGGGCTCGACCCGCTCATGAAGCAGCGCTTCTCGGAGTTTCTGCGAGGCGAACGCGACCGAGGCGTGACCACGTTCTTCTCCTCGCACATTCTGAGCGAGGTTCGCCGCCTCTGTGATCGCGTCGGCATCATCCGCAACGGGCAGCTAGTGACCGTGGACCCAATCGAAACCCTGCTCACCCGGAGCGGGAAAGTCGTTCGCATCCACGCCAGCGAATCGATTCCCGTCGAAATCCTCGACCTCGAGGGCGTTCACGGTCTCGAGACGAGCGCCAGCGATGCCGACGCGGCCGTTGCGAGCGAACAGACAACGCACTTCACCGAGTGCGCGTTCACCTTCACCGGCGACATCAACGCCCTGCTCGAGCGCCTCTCGCCGTACGACCTGCTGGACCTCTCGATCGAGGAGGCCCCACTCGAGGACGTCTTCATGCGGTTCTACGGAGGCGAGGACGATGTTTGA
- a CDS encoding ABC transporter permease, whose product MFEFLRYEARKRVKGSLYLSLGMMALAGMIIWVYPSFRDSFQEDELLDAYPPQILQLFDVETMASLEGFLAFEFYVFGWVILLGLYLAYSGAGLIADDVDRGRMDTILAMPVSRSQLVAEKFAALAVPIVTVNLLLPPVILAGGWLIDESLSVADVFAVHLLSIPYLFACAGIGLCCSVVFDRVGIAQRAALGITFGIFLGESLLEGTGYEFLGAVVPMRYYDPNAVLLQGEYDLVGVAILVAITLVLVLASSAWFTRKDV is encoded by the coding sequence ATGTTTGAATTCCTCCGGTACGAGGCCCGAAAACGGGTGAAAGGCAGCCTCTACCTCTCACTCGGGATGATGGCGCTGGCCGGAATGATCATCTGGGTCTACCCCTCCTTCCGCGACTCGTTCCAGGAGGACGAACTCCTCGATGCGTACCCGCCACAGATCCTCCAGCTATTCGACGTCGAGACGATGGCGTCGCTCGAGGGCTTTCTCGCCTTCGAGTTCTACGTCTTCGGCTGGGTCATCCTTCTCGGGCTCTACCTGGCCTACAGCGGCGCCGGACTGATCGCCGACGACGTCGACCGCGGCCGGATGGACACCATCCTGGCGATGCCGGTTTCGCGATCGCAACTGGTCGCCGAGAAGTTCGCCGCCCTCGCCGTGCCCATCGTCACGGTAAACCTTCTCCTCCCGCCAGTGATCCTCGCGGGCGGGTGGCTCATCGACGAGTCGCTCTCCGTGGCGGACGTCTTCGCAGTCCACCTGCTCTCGATCCCCTACCTGTTCGCCTGCGCCGGGATCGGCCTCTGCTGTTCGGTCGTCTTCGACCGGGTGGGGATCGCCCAGCGCGCAGCCCTCGGAATTACCTTCGGAATTTTTCTCGGCGAATCGTTACTCGAGGGAACCGGCTACGAGTTCCTCGGCGCCGTCGTCCCGATGCGTTACTACGATCCGAACGCCGTCCTCCTCCAGGGCGAGTACGACCTCGTCGGCGTCGCGATTCTCGTTGCGATCACGCTCGTCCTGGTCCTCGCCAGCAGCGCCTGGTTCACGCGAAAAGACGTCTGA
- a CDS encoding DNA-directed RNA polymerase subunit L — protein sequence MELRVTESSENELSIEIVGEDHTFMNVLKGALLEHDDVSAATYDMNPEQSGGQTDPILTVKTEGGVEPLDALEEAAGDVRSKTAAFRDAFEAAI from the coding sequence ATGGAACTGCGGGTCACCGAGAGTAGCGAGAACGAGCTCTCGATCGAAATCGTCGGCGAGGATCACACGTTCATGAACGTGCTCAAGGGTGCGTTGCTCGAGCACGACGACGTGAGCGCGGCAACGTACGACATGAATCCCGAGCAGTCGGGCGGTCAGACGGATCCCATCCTGACGGTCAAGACTGAGGGTGGCGTCGAACCGCTCGACGCGCTCGAGGAGGCTGCCGGCGACGTTCGGTCGAAGACGGCGGCGTTCCGCGACGCGTTCGAGGCGGCTATTTGA